A single window of Oncorhynchus keta strain PuntledgeMale-10-30-2019 chromosome 34, Oket_V2, whole genome shotgun sequence DNA harbors:
- the LOC118383136 gene encoding acyl-coenzyme A thioesterase THEM4: MKVILPAKTRGGVQQMARGLCQIMGREISKGNVNTNIRQMTPRGTLQLPWSSINSVRTIAVLPWPFSFQPRDFSLPNSSWGSDMRRLYEHYNSQCEVETDDGEKKWGVWRRLPSYNRSLKYATGGVYLSKIIQSKARLFTRNIREQGAGFEYVVFVNKQEQKCVCVFQAGHLLEGPPGHVHGGAIATMIDTVTGTHATYLSGPVMTANLNINYRSPISLGSTVLLTCSLDKKEGRKTFVSCQVTNTDSSKLHTEATGLFLSITMGHLLGG; encoded by the exons ATGAAAGTCATTCTACCGGCAAAAACCAGAG GAGGAGTGCAGCAGATGGCCAGGGGACTATGCCAAATAATGGGACGTGAAATCTCAAAGGGAAATGTCAACACCAACATCAGACAAATGACTCCAAGAGGGACTCTTCAGCTTCCCTGGTCCTCTATCAACAGTGTCCGAACCATTGCG GTGCTGCCCTGGCCTTTCTCTTTCCAGCCACGGGACTTCAGCCTGCCCAACTCGTCCTGGGGCTCTGACATGAGGCGTTTGTATGAGCACTATAACAGCCAGTGTGAGGTAGAGACAGATGACGGAGAGAAGAAGTGGGGGGTCTGGAGAAGACTGCCCAGCTATAACCGCTCCCTCAAGTACGCCACAG GTGGGGTGTATTTGAGTAAGATCATTCAGTCGAAGGCACGTCTGTTCACGCGGAACatcagggagcagggagcagggttCGAGTACGTCGTGTTTGTCAACAAGCAGgagcagaagtgtgtgtgtgtgttccaggctggCCACCTACTGGAGGGACCCCCGGG GCACGTCCATGGGGGGGCAATAGCTACCATGATTGACACTGTAACGGGGACCCACGCCACCTACCTCTCTGGGCCTGTCATGACTGCCAACCTCAACATCAACTACCGCAG CCCCATCTCATTGGGTAGTACAGTGCTGCTCACCTGCTCATTGGATAAGAAGGAGGGACGGAAAACCTTTGTTTCCTGTCAAGTGACCAACACGGACAGCTCCAAACTACACACAGAGGCCACAG gGCTGTTTCTGTCAATCACAATGGGACACCTATTAGGAGGATGA